ACACATGCGTtacattcgccagttaccagtcgcaatgctcgaacgagtcatcgaaaattggcctcaacggatggaccatctgagacgtagccgcgtctagcatttgaaaaagataatcttcaaaaactaaatgccaaataatgttttttcgaattataataaatatacccCATTAAACAAAAGATTTAtgtgtttttcctttaaaaacgTCGGCAACCCCGAAATGGATCACGCTTTGgaaaaattgtaaacataaCTTACTCTGGAACTGCAATATTTTGGAGAGTGAAGGGTGGGTACATAATATTAATAGATTAATATGAACAATTAAGTTTTCATatcttaatatgtttgaatgcttctttatAGTTTTCCAGTGTCactgaaaaatgtgtttttccCCACTTAACACATGTAATTAGTTAgttaattgtttaataaaatagtttagtGCACGGGCTTTCATTGTTTCACAGTTATGTGTATCAATATAAGCACGTTCGTCGCTCGTACGCACATATTTCAAAGCGTTGCAGGGCTACGTTCATCTATAAATACAGACGGTTAAACCGTCTCACTGCCAGTTAATATTTGGTGAAGGTAATTGAAATAATAGAGGCTAAAGTTCAGTGCGCATCCAAGCTTGAAGGCGTCATATGTGACAGCAAAGGATAGCAGCAGAAAAACCAGTAATATATGAAGTAAGTCCAGTATTGGGAATTAAATATAGACCCCATGTGATAGGAACAAAATCATCCACTCAGCGCACGATAATTAGCTTACTAATACAATAGTTCTGAAGCTTCTAAAATCTAATATTGCAAGCAATCTCTGTACAGCTGATGAATCCTTAAGCATTTaaaactttataacaaaatctAAAGATCACGATCGATCGCGAAATTCAAGCTGAAGATCAATACAGcctactatatataatataacagtGACTTTAAAAATTAAGCTAAACAAAAGAAGCATAAACACttttcatatcaagttgctttcatatattttcagaCACATCACTTCTAAAAAGTAAGAACTGTGATGGCATCTGCCACTATAAGACTGTTGGTGGCAACATTCGCCCTACTACATTCCAGTGAAGCACATCTATTCCGAACAAAGCAGATTTGTAAGCGTGAAGATCATATACTCCACAATTTTAGTttcataaattatgaatttaaaaaacaaaaacaattttccagCGCTTTATGAACCTCATGTCACCAGCAGCAAAAATTTGGCTACCAGTGAATTTGATGTGCGACCCAACCGACTCTTGAGCAGAATACTGCAAGCCAGTGTCAGGAAAAATGTCAGTACGTATTACGTTATACAGTAATTTATTAGTAATTATGGTAATACCACAAAGGCTATCTATAATTCTCCAGGAGATGTCAGCAGCGCCACAAGTTTCTTACACCTTAGTCCTTTTTGGAGTTCTTTACAGTCATTGACACACGGTGGAAATACTATACGCAGAGCAAGAGCTACTAACGGACGTAAGTAAAGACAGAATTTAAACAAACAAGAAATAATTcctctaattttttattttctcaaacacaaattttatattaaaggaAATAAAGTTCAGATATTCGTTATACCTTCGGTGGCTCCAGATGCTGATTTAGGAATCACAGATTCAACAACACAACTTCCAACAACTTTAGCACCAACGACTGTATCACCAACAGATTCAACGACTCAACCAACAACACAGCATACCTCAACTTTAGCACCAACGACTGTATCACCAACAGATCCAACGACTCAACCAACAACACAGCCCACAACAACTTTAGCACCAACGACTGTATCACCAACAGATCCAACGACTGTACCAACAACACAGCCCACAACAACTTCAGCACCAACGACTGTAGCACCAACAGATCCAACGACTGTACCAACAACACAGCCCACAACAACTTCAGCACCAACGACTGTAGCACCAACAGATCCAACGACTCAACCAACAACACAGTCTACCACAACTGTAGAACCAACGACTGTATCACCAACAGATCCAACGACTCAACCAACAACACAGCCCACAACAACTTTAGCACCAACGACTGTATCACCAACAGATCCAACGACTCAACCAACAACACAGCCCACAACAACTTTAGCACCAACGACTGTATCACCAACAGATCCAACGACTGTACCAACAACACAGCCCACAACAACTTTAGCACCAACGACTGTATCACCAACAGATCCAACGACTCAACCAACAACACAGCCCACAACAACTTTAGCACCAACGACTGTATCACCAACAGATCCAACGACTGTATCAACAACACAGCCCACAACAACTTTAGCCCCCACAACTGTATCACCAACAGATCCAACAACTGTACCAACAACACAGCTCACAACAACTCTAGCACCAACGACCCCACCAACAGATCCCACAACAGTGCCAACAACTCAACCTACAGTAACAGCGGGTATATTTGTAGACGATTTGAAAACAACACTAACTACGACGAAGCCAACAACAGTGCCTCTAATTATTGTTACAACATTGCCGCCAACTTTACCTGATACCCCCGCTCCAAGTTCTCCCATATGCCCACCACCAGCATGTAATTGTTGCAACTTTCCGGCAACGACACCACCTTGCTTACCTAATCCACCAACTACTCAGCAGAACTGTCCTCCATACTATCCAAGTATGCCATATATGCCATTCCCACCATTCCCATATTCGTTTCCTATTCCTTTGGCCGCTCAAAGTCAGAATTGTGGACTTCAAGCAGGTATGATATCAGCGCAATCAATTCTTTCACCGCCACAACCAACTGC
The DNA window shown above is from Bactrocera tryoni isolate S06 chromosome 4, CSIRO_BtryS06_freeze2, whole genome shotgun sequence and carries:
- the LOC120776036 gene encoding mucin-2-like isoform X2 — protein: MASATIRLLVATFALLHSSEAHLFRTKQISLYEPHVTSSKNLATSEFDVRPNRLLSRILQASVRKNVRDVSSATSFLHLSPFWSSLQSLTHGGNTIRRARATNGRNKVQIFVIPSVAPDADLGITDSTTQLPTTVAPTDPTTVPTTQPTTTSAPTTVAPTDPTTQPTTQSTTTVEPTTVSPTDPTTQPTTQPTTTLAPTTVSPTDPTTQPTTQPTTTLAPTTVSPTDPTTVPTTQPTTTLAPTTVSPTDPTTQPTTQPTTTLAPTTVSPTDPTTVSTTQPTTTLAPTTVSPTDPTTVPTTQLTTTLAPTTPPTDPTTVPTTQPTVTAGIFVDDLKTTLTTTKPTTVPLIIVTTLPPTLPDTPAPSSPICPPPACNCCNFPATTPPCLPNPPTTQQNCPPYYPSMPYMPFPPFPYSFPIPLAAQSQNCGLQAGMISAQSILSPPQPTAPFFFASAPIMMPIQPNILPQQAASPFSFGSMPSIIPVQSNILPQQAALPFSFGSVPSLMPAQTNILPLQLPQFSLFTQRST
- the LOC120776036 gene encoding mucin-2-like isoform X1 is translated as MASATIRLLVATFALLHSSEAHLFRTKQISLYEPHVTSSKNLATSEFDVRPNRLLSRILQASVRKNVRDVSSATSFLHLSPFWSSLQSLTHGGNTIRRARATNGRNKVQIFVIPSVAPDADLGITDSTTQLPTTLAPTTVSPTDSTTQPTTQHTSTLAPTTVSPTDPTTQPTTQPTTTLAPTTVSPTDPTTVPTTQPTTTSAPTTVAPTDPTTVPTTQPTTTSAPTTVAPTDPTTQPTTQSTTTVEPTTVSPTDPTTQPTTQPTTTLAPTTVSPTDPTTQPTTQPTTTLAPTTVSPTDPTTVPTTQPTTTLAPTTVSPTDPTTQPTTQPTTTLAPTTVSPTDPTTVSTTQPTTTLAPTTVSPTDPTTVPTTQLTTTLAPTTPPTDPTTVPTTQPTVTAGIFVDDLKTTLTTTKPTTVPLIIVTTLPPTLPDTPAPSSPICPPPACNCCNFPATTPPCLPNPPTTQQNCPPYYPSMPYMPFPPFPYSFPIPLAAQSQNCGLQAGMISAQSILSPPQPTAPFFFASAPIMMPIQPNILPQQAASPFSFGSMPSIIPVQSNILPQQAALPFSFGSVPSLMPAQTNILPLQLPQFSLFTQRST